The genome window GTATATCCACCGCTTTTCCTTACGATCATGGTATTCAAGGCTGCCTCCTGGGCTCTGCTTGTTTCTCATCCCGAAGTATTCCAAACCCAAAACCTGCCTGCTTACAGGCAAAATAGTTACGCTTACGACTCACGGCGGTTTCGATTTCCCTTTTAGGCGTCTTCTGCCCCTGTTTATCAAAAGCATGCGAGCATATGATAAGCCGGTTTTCATCGTAGAAGAAAATCACGCGTGGCCCCTTTTTGGCCTTAGCCTCATAGAGCTCATGCCCCAAGTCATTGAATTCATCTTTTTTCCTGGATGGCCCACGCTCCGCCAGTTGCAGCAACCTCCGCGCAATC of bacterium contains these proteins:
- a CDS encoding type II toxin-antitoxin system RelE/ParE family toxin, whose amino-acid sequence is MKLEFLLEGSAFTLYAIVQGENVVEYLEELEQNNVQAHAQIARRLLQLAERGPSRKKDEFNDLGHELYEAKAKKGPRVIFFYDENRLIICSHAFDKQGQKTPKREIETAVSRKRNYFACKQAGFGFGILRDEKQAEPRRQP